In the Streptomyces sp. BHT-5-2 genome, one interval contains:
- a CDS encoding SURF1 family protein, with the protein MYRFLLSRQWVILTLVGLVLIPVMIKLGFWQFHRHQHKVAQNAQIAHNLAATPVPVTDLTAVGRPLPHGEMWRRVTATGSYDTAHEVVVRQRTAADEQKIGYYVLTPLVLGNGQAVVVNRGWIPTGDDLTKFPHVPAAPKGTVTVTGRLMADETTAASGIKDTKGLPPRQVMLINSGQQARLSGHRMLGGYIEQTAPKTDSPEQVPEPDHDSIGPHMAYAVQWWLFAAAVPVGWVVLVRRERRDRLAAAAAQAEPTEPAERDEQAAEAAEAVARTAVAPD; encoded by the coding sequence GTGTACCGCTTCCTGTTGTCCCGGCAATGGGTGATCCTCACCCTCGTGGGCCTCGTGCTGATCCCGGTCATGATCAAGCTGGGGTTCTGGCAGTTCCACCGCCATCAGCACAAGGTGGCGCAGAACGCGCAGATCGCGCACAACCTCGCCGCCACCCCGGTCCCGGTGACCGACCTGACCGCGGTCGGCCGGCCCCTGCCGCACGGCGAGATGTGGCGCCGGGTCACCGCCACCGGAAGCTACGACACCGCGCACGAGGTCGTCGTCCGCCAGCGCACCGCCGCCGACGAGCAGAAGATCGGTTACTACGTCCTGACGCCGCTGGTGCTCGGCAACGGCCAGGCAGTGGTGGTCAACCGCGGCTGGATCCCGACCGGCGACGACCTCACCAAGTTCCCGCACGTGCCGGCCGCCCCCAAGGGCACGGTCACGGTCACCGGCCGGCTGATGGCCGACGAGACCACCGCGGCCAGCGGGATCAAGGACACCAAGGGCCTGCCGCCCCGCCAGGTCATGCTGATCAACAGCGGGCAGCAGGCGAGGCTCAGCGGCCACCGGATGCTCGGCGGCTACATCGAGCAGACCGCGCCCAAGACGGACTCCCCCGAGCAGGTGCCCGAGCCGGACCACGACTCCATCGGGCCGCACATGGCGTACGCGGTCCAGTGGTGGCTGTTCGCGGCGGCGGTGCCGGTCGGCTGGGTCGTGCTGGTCCGCCGGGAGCGCCGCGACCGGCTGGCCGCCGCGGCCGCGCAGGCCGAGCCGACCGAGCCCGCCGAGCGGGACGAGCAGGCCGCGGAGGCCGCGGAGGCCGTAGCCCGGACGGCGGTCGCCCCCGACTAA
- a CDS encoding glycoside hydrolase family 15 protein yields the protein MHPRIEDYALIGDLQTAALVGRDGSVDWLCLPRFDSPACFAALVGGRDNGHWTLAPRSAEARAERAYRGDSLILDTVWETPEGSVRVTDFMPQRDRMPDLVRIVEGLRGRVEMRGELRLRFDYGRVVPWVRATEGSRVAVAGPDSVWLRTPAQGSTYGKDFSTRSDFAVAAGERTAFVLTWHPSHEPRPDQIDPFEALAETTDDWHTWSARCRYDGPYRAAVIRSLITLKALTYAPTGGIVAAPTTSLPEEPGGVRNWDYRYCWLRDASLTLNSLICAGYLDEAGAWRDWLLRAVAGAPDDLQIMYGLAGERRLPEFELPWLSGYQDSLPVRIGNAAVRQRQLDVYGEVIDSFHVARTAGLPAEPHAWSIQRAVVDYLESTWRDPDEGIWEIRGPRRHFVHSKVMAWVAADRAVRALERHPRLGGDVNRWRAMRDDVHREVCARGYDAERGAFTQSYGSRELDAATLLIPRVGFLPGDDPRVVSTVDTVRRELSHDGLVRRYSTEGRSVDGLPGGEGAFLVCSFWLADALLLTGRRAAARKLFEHLLTLRNDVGLLSEEYDPAARRQLGNFPQAFSHVGLVGTAFALQDGAGAD from the coding sequence GTGCATCCACGCATCGAGGACTACGCGCTCATCGGCGACCTCCAGACCGCCGCGCTCGTCGGCCGGGACGGCTCCGTCGACTGGCTGTGCCTGCCCCGCTTCGACTCCCCCGCCTGCTTCGCCGCCCTCGTCGGCGGCCGGGACAACGGCCACTGGACCCTGGCGCCGCGCTCCGCCGAGGCCCGCGCCGAACGCGCCTACCGCGGCGACTCGCTGATCCTCGACACCGTCTGGGAGACCCCCGAGGGCAGCGTCCGGGTCACCGACTTCATGCCGCAGCGCGACCGGATGCCCGACCTCGTGCGGATCGTCGAAGGGCTGCGCGGCCGGGTGGAGATGCGCGGGGAGCTGCGGCTGCGGTTCGACTACGGGCGGGTGGTGCCGTGGGTGCGCGCCACCGAGGGAAGCCGGGTGGCGGTCGCCGGCCCGGACTCGGTCTGGCTGCGCACCCCGGCCCAGGGCAGCACCTACGGCAAGGACTTCAGCACCCGCTCCGACTTCGCCGTCGCCGCCGGCGAGCGCACCGCGTTCGTGCTGACCTGGCACCCCTCGCACGAGCCCCGCCCCGACCAGATCGACCCGTTCGAGGCGCTGGCGGAGACCACCGACGACTGGCACACCTGGTCCGCGCGGTGCCGCTACGACGGCCCGTACCGCGCCGCGGTGATCCGCTCCCTGATCACCCTCAAGGCGCTCACCTACGCGCCCACCGGCGGGATCGTCGCGGCCCCCACCACCTCGCTGCCCGAGGAGCCGGGCGGGGTCCGCAACTGGGACTACCGCTACTGCTGGCTGCGGGACGCCAGCCTGACCCTGAACTCCCTGATCTGCGCCGGGTATCTGGACGAGGCCGGCGCCTGGCGGGACTGGCTGCTGCGCGCGGTGGCCGGCGCCCCCGACGACCTGCAGATCATGTACGGGCTGGCCGGGGAGCGGCGGCTGCCGGAGTTCGAGCTGCCGTGGCTGTCCGGGTACCAGGACTCGCTGCCGGTGCGGATCGGCAACGCCGCCGTCCGGCAGCGGCAGCTCGACGTCTACGGCGAGGTGATCGACTCGTTCCATGTCGCGCGCACCGCGGGCCTGCCGGCCGAGCCGCACGCCTGGAGCATCCAGCGGGCGGTGGTGGACTACCTGGAGTCCACCTGGCGCGATCCCGACGAGGGCATCTGGGAGATCCGCGGCCCGCGCCGGCACTTCGTGCACTCCAAGGTCATGGCCTGGGTCGCGGCCGACCGCGCGGTACGGGCGCTGGAGCGGCACCCCAGGCTCGGCGGGGACGTGAACCGCTGGCGGGCGATGCGCGACGACGTGCACCGGGAGGTCTGCGCGCGCGGCTACGACGCCGAACGCGGCGCCTTCACCCAGTCCTACGGCTCCCGGGAGCTGGACGCCGCGACGCTGCTCATCCCACGGGTCGGCTTCCTGCCGGGGGACGATCCGCGGGTGGTCTCCACCGTCGACACGGTGCGCCGCGAGCTCTCGCACGACGGTCTGGTCCGCCGCTACAGCACCGAGGGGCGGTCGGTGGACGGACTGCCGGGCGGCGAGGGCGCGTTCCTGGTCTGCTCGTTCTGGCTGGCGGACGCGCTGCTGCTGACCGGACGGCGGGCGGCGGCCCGGAAGCTGTTCGAGCACCTGCTGACGCTGCGGAACGACGTGGGGCTGCTCTCGGAGGAGTACGACCCGGCCGCGAGGCGCCAGTTGGGCAACTTCCCGCAGGCGTTCAGCCATGTCGGCCTGGTGGGGACCGCCTTCGCGTTGCAGGACGGGGCGGGGGCAGACTAG
- a CDS encoding SDR family oxidoreductase has product MDLGLTDRTYLVTGATRGLGFATARELVADGANVVLTGRTEEAAAEAAATLGERALGVAADNSDAQAPARLVAAARERFGRFDGVLISVGGPPPGTAAGNTDDEWRTSFETVFLGAVRFARTAAAELGEGGVIGFVLSGSVYEPIAGLTVSNGLRPGLAGFAKSLADEVGPRGIRVVGVLPGRIATDRMTQLDELSGDPEGSRARNSATIPLRRYGDPAEFGRTAAFLLSPAASYLTGVMVPVDGGARRGF; this is encoded by the coding sequence ATGGATCTTGGACTCACCGACCGGACGTATCTCGTCACCGGCGCCACCCGGGGCCTGGGCTTCGCCACCGCCCGCGAACTGGTCGCCGACGGCGCCAATGTGGTGCTCACCGGCCGCACCGAGGAGGCCGCGGCCGAGGCGGCCGCCACCCTGGGCGAGCGGGCCCTGGGCGTGGCCGCCGACAACTCCGACGCGCAGGCCCCGGCCCGTCTGGTGGCCGCCGCCCGGGAGCGCTTCGGCCGCTTCGACGGCGTCCTGATCAGCGTGGGCGGCCCGCCGCCCGGCACCGCCGCCGGCAACACCGACGACGAGTGGCGGACGTCCTTCGAGACGGTCTTCCTCGGCGCGGTGCGGTTCGCCCGGACCGCCGCCGCCGAGCTGGGCGAGGGCGGCGTCATCGGCTTCGTGCTCTCCGGCTCGGTGTACGAGCCGATCGCCGGGCTCACCGTCTCCAACGGCCTGCGCCCGGGCCTCGCCGGCTTCGCCAAGTCCCTGGCCGACGAGGTCGGGCCGCGCGGCATCCGCGTCGTCGGCGTCCTCCCCGGCCGGATCGCCACCGACCGGATGACCCAGCTCGACGAGCTCTCCGGCGACCCCGAGGGCTCCCGCGCCCGCAACTCCGCCACCATCCCGCTGCGCCGCTACGGCGACCCCGCGGAGTTCGGCCGCACCGCCGCCTTCCTCCTCTCCCCCGCCGCGTCCTATCTGACGGGCGTGATGGTCCCGGTGGACGGCGGGGCCCGGCGCGGCTTCTGA
- the amaP gene encoding alkaline shock response membrane anchor protein AmaP, which yields MRTAHASVNRALLGLVGVLLLGAGGLVLLGGLDLPARLHLDLPSGWPWARPDDVLLPAADRTRFTGRGWWWPAVIAGLAVLVLLLLWWLLAQLRRRRLGTVLVDTGDGAGATVRGRALEDVLAAGAAAVDGVDRAAAVLTGRRTAPQVRALLVLAPHADPGTVVLRLSETALTDARTSAGLERLPAEVRLRAVRHRPERVG from the coding sequence ATGCGCACCGCCCACGCGAGCGTCAACCGGGCGCTGCTCGGGCTGGTCGGCGTGCTCCTGCTCGGCGCCGGCGGGCTGGTCCTGCTGGGCGGCCTGGACCTGCCGGCCCGCCTGCACCTCGACCTGCCGTCCGGCTGGCCCTGGGCCCGCCCGGACGACGTCCTGCTCCCGGCGGCGGACCGCACCCGCTTCACCGGCCGCGGCTGGTGGTGGCCGGCGGTCATCGCCGGGCTCGCCGTCCTGGTGCTGTTGCTGCTGTGGTGGCTGCTGGCGCAGTTGCGGCGGCGCCGGCTCGGCACGGTGCTGGTGGACACCGGTGACGGTGCGGGTGCGACGGTGCGGGGCCGGGCGCTGGAGGACGTCCTGGCGGCCGGGGCGGCGGCGGTGGACGGCGTCGACCGGGCGGCTGCGGTGCTGACCGGCCGCCGCACCGCGCCGCAGGTGCGCGCCCTGCTCGTCCTCGCCCCGCACGCCGACCCCGGGACCGTGGTGCTGCGGCTCTCCGAGACGGCGCTGACCGACGCCCGCACCTCGGCCGGCTTGGAGCGCCTGCCCGCCGAGGTCCGCCTGCGGGCGGTCCGCCATCGGCCGGAACGGGTCGGCTAG
- a CDS encoding DUF6286 domain-containing protein produces MNGPGPGSAGAAGTGPAVGGRRGEPPGTTGELPAPETAEPGPPAGEPARRFWSARRVPAALVALVLLGATGLLLYDVAAVRAGRPAMAWRRRLAHELAVRHLDDPWVLGAAAAALALGIWLLALAATPGLRAVLPMRRTAPGVRAGLDRSAAALVLRDRAMEVAGVQTVRMTVGRRRARARAVAHFRELAAVRGDLTTVLGAGLHGLGLTRGLRLTVDVRRPKGR; encoded by the coding sequence GTGAACGGGCCGGGGCCGGGAAGCGCCGGGGCGGCCGGGACCGGCCCGGCGGTCGGCGGGCGCCGTGGTGAACCGCCCGGCACCACGGGCGAGTTGCCGGCACCGGAGACGGCCGAGCCCGGCCCGCCCGCCGGTGAGCCCGCGCGGCGCTTCTGGTCGGCCCGCCGGGTGCCCGCGGCGCTGGTCGCCCTGGTACTGCTGGGCGCCACCGGGCTGCTGCTCTACGACGTGGCCGCGGTACGGGCCGGCCGCCCCGCGATGGCCTGGCGCCGGCGACTGGCGCACGAACTTGCCGTCCGGCACCTCGACGACCCCTGGGTGCTGGGCGCCGCGGCCGCCGCACTGGCCCTCGGGATCTGGCTGCTCGCACTGGCCGCCACCCCGGGGCTGCGGGCCGTGCTGCCGATGCGGCGCACCGCCCCCGGCGTCCGCGCCGGCCTCGACCGGTCGGCAGCCGCACTGGTGCTGCGCGACCGGGCCATGGAGGTCGCCGGGGTGCAGACGGTACGGATGACCGTGGGCCGGCGCCGGGCGCGGGCGCGGGCCGTGGCGCACTTCCGGGAGCTGGCGGCGGTCCGCGGCGACCTCACCACGGTGCTCGGCGCGGGGCTGCACGGACTCGGCCTGACCCGCGGGCTGCGGCTGACCGTCGACGTCCGGCGTCCGAAAGGGAGGTGA
- a CDS encoding Asp23/Gls24 family envelope stress response protein has product MTESQLGADTARPVKRGGGDPATRGRTTIADGVVEKIAGLAARDVVGVHAMGSGFARTLGAVRDRVPGGGRSAAPARGVKAEVGEVQTALDLEIVVDYGVAIADVARAVRENVIAAVERMTGLEVVEVNIAVSDVKLPDEADGDYGPDSAEAAEPRLQ; this is encoded by the coding sequence ATGACGGAGAGCCAGCTGGGCGCGGACACCGCGAGGCCGGTGAAACGGGGCGGCGGCGACCCCGCCACGCGCGGCCGGACCACCATCGCCGACGGCGTCGTGGAGAAGATCGCCGGGCTCGCCGCCCGCGATGTGGTGGGCGTCCACGCGATGGGCAGCGGGTTCGCCCGCACGCTGGGCGCGGTGCGCGACCGGGTGCCCGGCGGCGGGCGGTCGGCCGCCCCCGCGCGCGGGGTGAAGGCCGAGGTCGGCGAGGTGCAGACCGCGCTGGACCTGGAGATCGTGGTCGACTACGGGGTCGCGATCGCGGACGTGGCCCGGGCCGTCCGGGAGAACGTGATCGCCGCCGTGGAGCGGATGACCGGGCTGGAGGTCGTCGAGGTCAACATCGCGGTGAGCGATGTGAAGCTGCCCGACGAGGCCGACGGCGACTACGGGCCGGACTCGGCCGAGGCGGCGGAACCGCGGCTCCAGTGA
- a CDS encoding enoyl-CoA hydratase/isomerase family protein, producing the protein MTLLDKHGVRLTVDDAIATVTLANAAKRNAQSPAMWRALAEAGSLLPGNVRIVVLRGEGRSFSAGLDRQAFTPEGFDGEPSFLDMARGTDEALDATIAEYQEAFTWWRRHDLVSIAAVQGHAIGAGFQLALACDLRVAAEDAQFAMRETSLGLVPDLTGTHPLIGLVGYARALEICATGRFVHAAEAERIGLVNLVVPGGELDAAAADLAAALTAAPRDAVIETKALLAGAADRTYEEQRRAERAAQARRLRDLAGVGD; encoded by the coding sequence ATGACTCTGCTCGACAAGCACGGTGTGCGGCTCACCGTGGACGACGCGATCGCCACGGTGACCCTCGCCAACGCGGCCAAGCGCAACGCACAGAGTCCCGCCATGTGGCGGGCACTGGCCGAGGCGGGATCGCTGCTGCCGGGAAACGTTCGGATCGTGGTGCTCCGCGGCGAGGGCAGGTCCTTCTCCGCGGGGCTCGACCGGCAGGCGTTCACGCCCGAAGGGTTCGACGGCGAGCCGTCGTTCCTCGACATGGCGCGCGGTACGGACGAAGCGCTGGACGCCACGATCGCCGAGTACCAGGAGGCGTTCACCTGGTGGCGGCGGCACGATCTGGTGTCCATCGCCGCCGTCCAGGGGCACGCCATCGGCGCCGGCTTCCAGCTCGCGCTCGCCTGTGACCTGCGGGTCGCCGCTGAGGACGCGCAGTTCGCCATGCGCGAGACCAGTCTGGGCCTCGTCCCTGACCTGACCGGCACGCACCCCCTGATCGGACTGGTCGGCTACGCCCGGGCGCTGGAGATCTGCGCCACCGGGCGCTTCGTGCACGCCGCGGAGGCCGAGCGGATCGGCCTGGTCAACCTCGTCGTGCCCGGCGGTGAACTGGACGCCGCGGCGGCCGACCTGGCCGCCGCGCTCACCGCCGCGCCCCGGGACGCCGTCATCGAGACCAAGGCCCTGCTGGCCGGCGCCGCGGACCGGACGTACGAGGAGCAGCGCCGCGCCGAGCGCGCCGCTCAGGCGCGGCGGCTGCGGGACCTGGCCGGCGTCGGGGACTGA
- a CDS encoding helix-turn-helix domain-containing protein produces the protein MAETLKKGSRVTGAAREKLAADLKKKYDAGASIRALAEETGRSYGFVHRMLSESGVVLRGRGGATRGKKAASV, from the coding sequence GTGGCCGAGACTCTGAAGAAGGGCAGCCGGGTGACCGGCGCCGCGCGCGAGAAGCTCGCGGCAGACCTGAAGAAGAAGTACGACGCCGGAGCGAGCATCCGGGCGCTGGCCGAGGAAACCGGCCGCTCCTACGGATTCGTGCACCGGATGCTCAGCGAATCCGGTGTGGTCCTGCGCGGCCGCGGCGGAGCCACGAGGGGCAAGAAGGCCGCCTCGGTCTGA
- a CDS encoding ABC-F family ATP-binding cassette domain-containing protein, with the protein MITASGLELRAGARVLIESASFRIARGDRIGLVGRNGAGKTTLTKVLAGEGVPAGGSVARSGEVGYLPQDPRTGDLDVLARDRILSARGLDTVLRKMRENEDRMANGKGATREKAMKKYERLETEFLTKGGYAAEAEAATIAASLGLPDRILGQPLHTLSGGQRRRVELARILFSDSDILLLDEPTNHLDADSIAWLRDYLKTYRGGFIVISHDVDLVETVVNKVFYLDANRAQIDVYNMGWKLYQQQREADEKRRKRERANAEKKAAALNSQADKMRAKATKTVAAQNMAKRADKLLAGLEAVRVSDKVAKLRFPDPAPCGKTPLTAEGLSKSYGSLEIFTDVDLAIDKGSRVVILGLNGAGKTTLLRMLAGVETPDTGEVRPGHGLKLGYYAQEHETLDPDRTVLENMRSAAPDMDLVEVRKVLGSFLFSGDDVDKPAGVLSGGEKTRLALATLVVSSANVLLLDEPTNNLDPASREEILGALRTFTGAVVLVTHDEGAVDALSPERIILLPDGVEDLWGQDYADLVALA; encoded by the coding sequence GTGATCACCGCTTCCGGCCTTGAGTTGCGCGCCGGCGCCCGCGTCCTCATCGAGTCCGCCTCGTTCCGCATCGCCAGGGGCGACCGCATCGGCCTGGTGGGCCGCAACGGCGCCGGCAAGACCACCCTCACCAAGGTCCTGGCCGGCGAGGGCGTCCCGGCCGGCGGCTCGGTCGCCCGCTCCGGCGAGGTCGGTTACCTCCCGCAGGACCCGCGCACCGGCGACCTCGACGTGCTGGCCCGCGACCGCATCCTCTCCGCCCGCGGCCTGGACACCGTGCTGCGCAAGATGCGCGAGAACGAGGACCGGATGGCGAACGGCAAGGGCGCCACCCGCGAGAAGGCCATGAAGAAGTACGAGCGGCTGGAGACCGAGTTCCTCACCAAGGGCGGGTACGCCGCCGAGGCCGAGGCCGCGACCATCGCCGCCAGCCTGGGCCTGCCCGACCGCATCCTCGGCCAGCCCCTGCACACCCTCTCCGGCGGCCAGCGGCGCCGCGTCGAGCTGGCCCGGATCCTCTTCTCCGACTCCGACATCCTGCTGCTCGACGAGCCCACCAACCACCTCGACGCCGACTCCATCGCCTGGCTGCGGGACTACCTCAAGACCTACCGCGGCGGCTTCATCGTCATCTCCCACGACGTCGACCTCGTCGAGACGGTCGTGAACAAGGTCTTCTACCTGGACGCCAACCGCGCCCAGATCGACGTCTACAACATGGGCTGGAAGCTCTACCAGCAGCAGCGCGAGGCCGACGAGAAGCGCCGCAAGCGCGAGCGCGCCAACGCCGAGAAGAAGGCCGCGGCCCTCAACTCCCAGGCCGACAAGATGCGGGCCAAGGCCACCAAGACCGTCGCCGCCCAGAACATGGCCAAGCGCGCGGACAAGCTGCTCGCCGGCCTGGAGGCGGTGCGCGTCTCCGACAAGGTCGCCAAGCTGCGCTTCCCGGACCCGGCACCGTGCGGCAAGACCCCGCTCACCGCCGAGGGCCTGTCCAAGTCCTACGGCTCCCTGGAGATCTTCACCGACGTCGACCTCGCCATCGACAAGGGCTCCCGGGTCGTCATCCTGGGCCTCAACGGCGCCGGCAAGACCACCCTGCTGCGGATGCTGGCGGGCGTCGAGACGCCCGACACCGGCGAGGTCCGCCCCGGCCACGGCCTGAAGCTCGGCTACTACGCCCAGGAGCACGAGACCCTGGACCCGGACCGCACGGTCCTGGAGAACATGCGCTCCGCCGCCCCCGACATGGACCTCGTCGAGGTCCGCAAGGTGCTCGGCTCCTTCCTGTTCTCCGGCGACGACGTCGACAAGCCCGCCGGTGTGCTCTCCGGCGGCGAGAAGACCCGCCTCGCGCTGGCGACGCTGGTCGTCTCCTCCGCCAACGTCCTGCTGCTCGACGAGCCCACCAACAACCTCGACCCGGCCAGCCGCGAGGAGATCCTCGGCGCGCTGCGCACCTTCACCGGCGCGGTGGTCCTCGTGACGCACGACGAGGGCGCGGTGGACGCGCTGTCGCCGGAGCGGATCATCCTCCTCCCCGACGGCGTCGAGGACCTGTGGGGCCAGGACTACGCGGACCTGGTCGCGCTGGCCTGA
- a CDS encoding glyoxalase — translation MAGTPTLLPTLLHRDAPAAPGQLTEAFGSTVAARYAAEDGTVLHAELAHGDGVVRVGSKDRGGPFDEAVGDAGPSGVQAVVDVVVDDDPGAHRERPGGAGS, via the coding sequence ATGGCAGGCACGCCGACGCTGCTCCCGACGCTGCTCCACCGGGACGCCCCGGCCGCTCCGGGGCAGCTGACGGAGGCGTTCGGATCCACCGTCGCCGCGCGGTACGCCGCGGAGGACGGCACGGTGCTGCACGCCGAACTCGCCCATGGGGACGGGGTGGTGAGGGTCGGTTCGAAGGACCGCGGCGGCCCGTTCGACGAGGCGGTGGGGGACGCCGGGCCGAGCGGGGTCCAGGCCGTCGTCGACGTCGTCGTCGACGACGATCCCGGCGCGCACCGCGAGCGGCCGGGCGGGGCGGGGTCATGA
- a CDS encoding alpha/beta hydrolase, which produces MRLGTVAAVTATTVVGAGAAAVAAGRYAGDVALKPSPGHPFPGDSRLTVHSTDGDRIALTRSLVSLRPGVYGLSGAGCHAVVGSVVHGTPHPPDAVVRRLERVARGTLRPGARMRLTPQVHIGDPHGALGLACADVDVPGELGALPAWFVPGARDTWVITVHGLGTTREHPMVVLPFLHRHRFPVLDLAYRNDPGAPRTADGLHHLGDTEWRDLDAAIRYAVRHGARAVVLYGWSAGATMALRAALNSPLRDRVSGLVLDSPVLDRHATVRALAAARHIPRALLPLAVRAAEGHTGLPVDRPADAVEADELDVPVLLFHGPDDTLAPWDASRRLAARRPELITLHPVPHAPHAAMWNAGPDRYEETLRRFLTPLM; this is translated from the coding sequence GTGCGACTGGGTACCGTGGCGGCGGTGACCGCCACCACCGTGGTCGGTGCCGGGGCGGCCGCCGTGGCGGCCGGGCGGTACGCCGGCGACGTTGCCCTGAAACCGTCCCCGGGACACCCCTTCCCGGGCGACTCCCGGCTCACCGTCCACTCCACCGACGGCGACCGCATCGCCCTCACCCGCAGCCTGGTCTCCCTCAGACCCGGCGTCTACGGCCTCTCCGGCGCCGGCTGCCACGCCGTCGTCGGCTCCGTCGTCCACGGCACGCCGCATCCGCCCGACGCCGTCGTCCGCCGCCTGGAGCGGGTCGCCCGCGGCACCCTGCGGCCCGGCGCCCGGATGCGGCTGACCCCGCAGGTGCACATCGGCGACCCCCACGGCGCCCTCGGCCTCGCCTGCGCCGACGTCGACGTCCCCGGTGAACTGGGCGCCCTGCCCGCGTGGTTCGTGCCCGGCGCCCGCGACACCTGGGTCATCACCGTGCACGGCCTCGGCACCACCCGCGAACACCCCATGGTGGTGCTGCCCTTCCTGCACCGGCACCGCTTCCCCGTCCTCGACCTGGCCTACCGCAACGACCCCGGCGCCCCGCGCACCGCCGACGGCCTCCACCACCTCGGCGACACCGAATGGCGCGACCTGGACGCCGCGATCCGCTACGCCGTCCGCCACGGCGCCCGCGCGGTCGTCCTCTACGGCTGGTCCGCCGGCGCCACCATGGCGCTCCGCGCCGCCCTCAACTCCCCGCTGCGCGACCGCGTCTCCGGCCTCGTCCTGGACTCCCCGGTGCTCGACCGGCACGCCACCGTCCGCGCGCTGGCCGCCGCCCGGCACATCCCGCGCGCCCTGCTCCCGCTGGCCGTCCGCGCCGCCGAGGGCCACACCGGACTGCCCGTCGACCGCCCCGCCGACGCCGTCGAGGCCGACGAACTCGACGTGCCCGTCCTCCTCTTCCACGGCCCCGACGACACCCTCGCCCCCTGGGACGCCTCCCGCCGCCTGGCCGCCCGCCGCCCGGAGCTGATCACCCTGCACCCCGTCCCGCACGCCCCGCACGCCGCGATGTGGAACGCCGGCCCGGACCGCTACGAGGAGACCCTGCGCCGCTTCCTCACCCCGCTGATGTGA
- a CDS encoding class II aldolase/adducin family protein: protein MKEHPDHLADAWRELVATARRTAADGLVVGTSGNVSVRVRDLILVTPSGIPYDRLGPADLTGVDIEGRPIVGRLRPTSELPLHLAVYRHTPATAVVHTHAPHATAVSTLVPELPPVHYMTAALGGPVRVAPYALYGSDELAAHMLEALRDRTAALLRNHGTVAYGDSLAQALERTAQLEWMCRVWLLAAAVPGHTPGLLSPAQLDAAGERLRGYGQPGDDPR, encoded by the coding sequence ATGAAGGAGCACCCCGACCACCTCGCCGACGCCTGGCGCGAACTGGTCGCCACCGCCCGCCGGACCGCCGCCGACGGCCTCGTCGTCGGCACCTCGGGCAACGTCTCGGTCCGCGTCAGGGACCTGATCCTCGTCACCCCCAGCGGCATCCCCTACGACCGGCTGGGCCCCGCCGACCTCACCGGGGTGGACATCGAAGGCCGCCCGATCGTCGGCAGACTCCGCCCGACCAGCGAACTCCCGCTCCACCTGGCCGTCTACCGCCACACCCCGGCCACCGCCGTCGTGCACACCCACGCCCCGCACGCCACCGCCGTCTCCACCCTCGTCCCCGAACTCCCGCCCGTCCACTACATGACCGCCGCACTCGGCGGCCCCGTGCGGGTCGCCCCCTACGCCCTCTACGGCAGCGACGAACTCGCCGCCCACATGCTCGAAGCGCTCCGCGACCGCACCGCCGCGCTGCTGCGGAACCACGGCACCGTCGCCTACGGCGACAGCCTCGCCCAGGCCCTGGAACGCACCGCCCAACTGGAGTGGATGTGCCGGGTCTGGCTCCTCGCCGCCGCCGTGCCCGGCCACACCCCCGGCCTGCTCTCGCCCGCCCAGCTCGACGCCGCCGGCGAACGGCTGCGCGGCTACGGCCAGCCCGGCGACGACCCCAGGTAG